The following is a genomic window from Sphaerodactylus townsendi isolate TG3544 linkage group LG16, MPM_Stown_v2.3, whole genome shotgun sequence.
CAAGACGTCTTCCCTGTGCATGGTCTTTTCAACTAACCTCCTAGCAGGCATTCCTAGACGATGGCTGTTTCTGTCTCTCATGACATAATTGGGCTCACTCCAAACAATCATCTGGCGTGGTGAACTTGGTTGTGGAGGGCTAGGCGGTTGCAGGGGTTGCGATAGCTGTTCCCGAGTGATCCTCTACTAATGCCTGCTTTTTGCCTTTCGTGGATTGGATCAGTGATCGATTTGCTTGTTCCTTCTAGGTGTCTCAAAAGCTGTTGAGCACATCAATAAAACTATTGCACCTGCACTGGTTAACAAGGTAGGAGCCTTCCTTATTTTACTAACCCCGCTTAACCATGAGCTGGCAGAAGCTTTTAACTGGTTTTGTGTTTTGCCTGTATTTGCACAAAAAAATGGCACATGGTGTTCTGCCATCAAGGGATGGCCTTTTTTCTGTGATGCACAGATTAGAGCCACAGAAGgtctttgtgtgtttgtgtgtgtgtacgtgtattCCTGAGCGTTGCAGAAATCGTAAAGAGGATGCATGAATGCAGCAGATGAGGCAGGAAGCAActggccatttttttaaaggtttccaAGCTGATACACAAAGagttcttttcccctcctgctttCATAATTGAATTGGTGGCGAGAGAATTGGAGTAAGTCCACAAAGGAGTTTAATAATCTCATTTGGTACTTAAGGTTGCTGTGActtgaggttacacacacacacacacacacatatacacacacacacatatatacacacacactcactatatatatagtgtgtgtatgtatatatgtatatacattacTATATGTATATACATTACTATATATACACATTactatatatgtacatatacacattactatatatgcatacacattactatatatatacatacacattactatatatatatatacccattactatatgtgtgtgtgtgtgtgtgtatatatatatatatatatatatacatacacacacacacacacacacacacacacacacacacacacacacacacacacacacacacacacacacacacacacacacatagtgtaATGTATACATATTgtaatgtatatacatatataggtACACTCATGCTCTCTAAGCATCCTGCTCTTGAGTTTTGTGCACAATCCCCTAGCGCTCAGGCACACATGCTACAGACCTGGCCACATTGtaatgctagatcaggggtctgcaacctgtggctctccagatgttcatggactacaaatcccaattggccatgctggcgggggctgatgggagttgtagtccatgagaaCATATGGGAAAAGTTACAGGATTGTCTTAAATCTCACCCAGCCATCTTAGGACTGGAAGAGCCCAGTGTGTGTGGCGGGATGCAGGTCTACTGTGTGGAACAGAAGAGAAGATAGAAGCTGTTGAGAAAATAGAAGATTGCTGCCCTTGATCAAACCTGTAATTTGGTTCTTGTTCGAAGAAGAGGCTGGTCTTTCAGAGGAACTCCTACCACATATGCTCAAGTATCATCTTGATGACAGGCTGTAGTAACATCAGGTAAAGAAAACAGTCAATAGTTAGTCCCATTTAGTTGGTCCTGAAAAGGCTGAGGTTGAGGCAAGAATCTCTGGGCCAGGATGAGCTGGAAGATGAACTTGCATCTTGCACTGGGAGGAGACTCTGGCGTCTCACCTACAAGGGATCcttctttttccccacctgcaGAACATAAGCGTCGTGGAGCAGGAGAAGATCGATAAGCTGATGCTGGAGATGGACGGGTCGGAGAACAAGTGTGAGTATTTGTCTTTGGACTGCTGTTCTGTGTCCTggcattgaatttttaaaaaagacctcgATTCAGTTGGTTTGAACTCCTCTTGCTGCTGTCTCTGGAAACAGTTgatttaaacaaaacaacaaacacatcTTCTTGCTGTCACTGGCCAtagctaggggtctgcaacctgcggctctccagatgttcatggactacaattcccatcagcccctcccaggggctgatgggaattgtagtccatgaacatctggagagctgcaggttgcagaccctgaatGAATCTGTGTCTGTTCAGAGATGTAAAATCCCTCCCTTAGCTGACCAGTGGGGGACATTTCAACAAGAATCTGCCCCAAAGGGACTTAaaagtgaaacattttcaagatagGAAGTGTGCTtccgtgtgtgtgttttttttatttttaggtgATACCTGCTTGCACTGTCTTGGAAGAGGCGTTCTCTTTCCAGTGAAAACGACACTGAGAATTCCTCTTCTGTAAACAGAACAGGCAAAacatctttccttcttttctgtaTTTCAGCAAAGTTTGGTGCAAACGCCATTCTGGGGGTCTCATTGGCCGTTTGCAAAGCTGGTGCTGCTGAGAAGGGAGTCCCCTTGTACCGCCACATTGCTGACTTGGCTGGGAACCAGGAGGTCATTCTGCCAGTTCCTGTAAGTGTCCTTCGTTCTGTTTTGGGGATGAGGCCTGTCTAGGCAAGGAGTAGAAAAGTGTTGGTGGAAGAATGTAGAACAGACAAGTACCATTCCAGGTTTTAGCTGTGTTAGGgacgtaggcagaggtgggatccagcaggttctcacaggttcccgagagtaggttactaattatttgtgtgtgctgagagggggttactaattggggattttgccacatgatttttgccttagttacgcccctcctctcagcagtagcgcgcagaacttgaagcagtctagcaggaggtgcaccggcgtgcgtggcagcctgtgcctgcgtgcattcgtttcccgcccaaggaccagtgcagcggctgcatccttgccacagccccgcccaggaatgccctgcccctggaatgcccggccacgcccccgtcatgccccgcccagccccattggcgctacgccacagtttgaatcccatcaccatgggaacctgttactaaaatttttggatcccaccactggacgtagGCCATTTTTAATGACCTTTATGtgctaaatgtctcttgccttgaaaaccctgtacgGTTGCCATGAACCAGgtgcaacttgatggtgctttacacACAGGCTCATGTAAATGAAACAAGCacagggagctctctcagccccacccacctcacagggtgtttgttgtgagggggcgggaaaggagtttggacccccctttgagtctcctacaggggagaaagggggggatgtaaatccaactctactTCTTCAACTGGGGGAACTACAGATAATTTTTTGGGACAGCTGTATGTCTGAAGCTTGCTAACAGATGATGGAcgttctccagaggtgggatccagcaggttctcacaggttcccgagagtaggttactaattatttgtgtgtgccgagagggggttactaattggtgattttgccacgtgatttttgccttagttacgcccctcctctcagcagtagcgtgcagaacttgaagcagtctatcaggaggtgcaccggtgtgtgtggcagcctgtgcctgcgtgcatttgtttcccgcccaaggaccggcgcagcagctgtgtccttgccacagccccgcccaggaatgccccgccccggaatgccccgcccagccccattgacgctacaccacagtttgaatcccaccaccatgagaacctgttactaaattttttggatcccagcactgacATTCTCCCTGCTTTGTGGTTCTCCCTTCTTCCCCATCAAGGCCTTCAATGTCATCAACGGGGGCTCCCATGCAGGGAACAAGTTGGCCATGCAGGAGTTCATGATCCTCCCTGTTGGGGCTGAGAACTTCAAGGAGGCGATGCGCATTGGTGCTGAGGTGTACCACAACCTGAAGAATGTCATCAAGGAGAAGTATGGGAAAGATGCCACCAATGTGGGAGATGAAGGTGGCTTTGCTCCCAACATCTTGGAGAACAAGGAAGGTAAGAGGAAGTTGGCGCAAGAAGGGTGGTGAGTGCCGGACTCAGGCATGGCTGCCTTGGCCACAAGATTTGGGAGGAAAAATGCTCAGAGAAGAGAGGCTCTTTGTTCTGGGGCCTAAACTGGTCAGATTGTATCcatgttcagttttttttaatggggacacacaggggtgtccaacctatggccctccagatgttcatggactatgattcccatcagcccctgccagtatggccagttTGCAGtttatgggaatcatagtccatgaactggAGGCtataggttggacacccctgcagagAATCATACCAGGCACTGACTCCTTTTTACTTTGTGTAAGTGTTACTTAGATACTTCTACACCACTTCTCCAAGTGGAGTTTGAAACAGTGTCCCGAACACTCACGATCGACATGCAAACAAAACCATTACATAGAGACAGCCCCACAACAGATAAACACTCAACATAGAACCACCTCTTTCCCTGCAGTGTCAAACCCATGATAATTGAAAGCAAACTCTTCAGATTGTTAAATATGGAATAGGTTGTTTTGTGAAGTTGAAAGGCAGGGTGGAAGCACAGCATCCGAAAAGGGCAACAACAGTGAATTGCACAGTAACCACCAAGGAAAGATAACTGTTTACATTATTTGTAGCCCGCCATTCTCGCTGAGGTGCAAGGCAGACTACGCTGCTAAATCAGGGCCGTCAATAGGGTGAGGCATGTAATAATAatgagagtttgaatttataccctgcttttctcaaccatgaggagcgtcaaagcggctcacaaaccccttcctctccccacgacagataccttgtgaagtggagggcagggggctaagggctttgagagaactgtgattagcccaagtcacctagcaggcttcatgtggaagagtggggaaacaaatccggttcaccaaagtagagtccacctgcccttaacctcAACATTCCGGTTCAACTGAAGCAATTTAGTCAGGCTGTAGAAGTCTGAAACAAGCTAGACTGTATTAAACATTACAGAACGTGGTAGTATGTAAGTAACAAGCAGTAGAAGCAAAAAGATCGgggattcccaaccagggttccgtggtaccctggggtaccatgagcacgtccgaggggtaccatgacaatgctactgcctcccccccccccactggaatcaaatggattttgaagcggagggggggaggggttggaagcctcatgggctccctttaagcaacatttaaaaacagcattgttttatttgcctaaattcggcgtggattgggctcccaatccatgctgaatttaggcaaacaaacaacgcagctgtcaatgctgcttcccctcccctccccctgcttgccactctcccacctacaggccaaaaatggaaaaaaccctaaaaatgcaaaaaaaataatcaaatgaacctcaagggtaccctgagatatgaagagtgaggtcaaagaTACCGCagcgttgaaaaggttgggaaacactgaaaaaGATAATGGGGTTTTGAATCTCCTCCTGTGTCTCTGAACCAAGATCTTCCTTTCCTTGGCTTCCTCCTAAGTCTTCTGTGGAGGGCAGGATTGCTGCTGTTGCCGAAAACTGTCCTGTGGAATGGAATGCAGCAAGCTCCTCCCatctgccatggggaggggggcttgtaTAGCTTCAGCAGCTGAGAGTGCAGGGAATATGAAGGGTGGTGAGTTGCTTTTGAGCAATGTGGAATTCTGCTGATGGCCACTTCTAGGTTATTTTTAACATCACCCAGCCAAGCTGAGCTACTGTGAAAGCTGTAAAAAGGTGCTGTTGCAGCTGCTTGTcttgtgggggggatggggtgcagCTGATGGCCCCTCCCTTTATGATCCTATTGCGTTTCCTGGCTTGCCCAGCCAAGGGGTGTGTGGACCGGTGTCCTGGCAGCCATTCATCCTGGTCCAAAATAGCTTGTAGTTTCTGGGAAGAACAGGGAAGGCAGCAGTGGACACTGTCCTTGGGGAGATTTTGGAGGATTCCTTCTCTCTCTTGCCTCTCAGACCTGCCATGCGTCTTAGCAACCTGCTTCCAAGCAGCATGTACTTGCCGTATTACCCGTGGAGTTTCTAGGGGTCTGAATAACTCTCCGGTTTGCAGTCTTTGGGGGTATGAGGGGAATGTAAGTGTGATGTGTGGAGAGggaactgagagccagcgtggtgtggggATTAAGAGCGAGGTTCACAGTTTCCAGCCAACACCTCTTTGGACGCCATGCAATTTTGTGCCAGAGCCCAAGCGGCTAAGATGGTGGCGTGCAGATATCTCTGGTTGGAAAACTGGAGAGCCGATACTTTCATGAAGCCAACGTGTCCACAGATAAGTTTGCCAGTCTTTTGCTCTCTGGAATTCTACCTTAGAAACAGTTTTAGTGGAAACCAAAGAAAAGGACAAGGCTATGCCATCATTTTCATCCACACATTTCAACAAAAAAAGCAACGGTTACAACTTTCGATCCATTTGTCCTACATTCAACCAGAGGGGTCAGAGCACCTGCAGAACAGGAGGCAACGACTCCTTTGGATGCAGGAACCAGGGCTGTCAATTTACAGCTGCCAATCAAGACAGGAACCCCAACCAAAAAGGAAGCTCAGCCTGACTACGGGATTCGAGGCAGGCTTTCTGTGTATGCAAACATTTGGGAGGAGGCTGTAAGGGATGCGTGGGTGTTAAATTCAGTTCAGGAGGGATACAAAATAGTTTCCATCCCCCAAAAAACATATTTCAGAACTGACCCTTTCTGAAGTTAGAGGGAAAAGCTGTCATCCTCAGAGAAGTCGTGCAACACCTGTTGAACAGCAGCACTGTAAGGTGAGTCCCTGCAGTGCAAAGAGGACTGGGAGTGTAtctcccatcctccccccccccctccccgtgctgGCTGTTCACCATCCTCAAAAAATCAGGGGGCCGGACTAAATCTAAAACGAGTAAATCTCTGGGCAAGAAAGAAAGATTCAGGTGGGAATATTTTAGGACTATGTTACAAGTGATTCAAAAACACAACTTCCTGACTTTGCTCGGCCTCAAGGAAGCTTACCTCCATGTTCCAGTACATCCCTCCTAACATCACTTCCTGTGTTTTTGTGCTGTAATACAAGGTGCTACCATTTGGCCTGCGTTGGGCCCCCAGGTGTTCACAAAAGTGCTGGTTGCATTGATGGCACATTTATGGTTGCAGGGAGTCCATGTTTACTCTCTTCATATTGACTACAGACATTATTCCCTGGGTAAGGCACCATGCCAGAATCATGCAAGTTATCTTTCTCCCATATCAAAAAATACATTTGCAAATGCTGCCACAAGATGGCGATCATATCATAGaacagcaaaaaaccaaaaccctcAGATTTGGAGCCAATCAGAGACAAATCACAGGATAAATGGATAGGAACTTCAAGCCATCAAAATGGGACTCTCGGCCTTTCTGGGAGGGACTCAACACACCCAACGTGTCCTCGTGAGGATTGACAATATGATGGCAAAAGCCCACGTCAACTGACGGAGGGACACCTGCTCTGTCTCTACGCAACAAAACGGTGTCATTACGACAATGGGCGAAGAAGTCCTATCTAATGCAAGAAGGGATTTCACAAAGAGAACCTACAGTGCTACATGGGTTGAACAAAAAGGGGTTGAGCCATTGTCACCTAGCATTAAGGAAGTATTGCCATTCTTTTATGATGACTGGAAGCTTGGTCTTGGACCAGACACACAGATTGCCATCCTGGAGTTTGGGCAAGGTCTTAGGCCTTGTTGCGGACACCCTTTGAGCCCTTGAGGAAAGCTGGCATTGGCTTGTTAACCTGGAAGACTGCTTTCCTACTAATCACCTCCGCACGGAGGGGTCAGAACTAGGAGCTCTTTCTAGTAGGAAGGAATTGTGCACCTTCACAAACGATTCAGTAGTGCATCATTTTGTCCTAAGCGCAGCCATCTGGGAGAAAGTCAATAGCACACCTTAGATACCAGAAGGACATTAAAATTCTACACTGCTGGGACACAAAATTTCATAAAATCAGCTGTCTTTTTTGGTCACACGCAGACAGAGGAACATGGGGAGGAAGGCCTCACAATCCTCCTAACACAATGGGTCAAATTGTGTGTGGTGTCTTGCGAAGCTCAGAGTTTGCAGGTTTTGGCAGCATCACAACCCATTCCACCAGATCGGCTGCAACTTCGGTGACCTTTGCTTCCACTGTACCAGTCAGGCAGTGGCATGGGCATCTTTTTCGATATTGGCCTACAGACGGGATCAGCAGGTGTCTGCAGAAGCTGCCTTTGGGAGGAGAATCCCTCCTTGGGTGCTGAGTCAGGATGCCTGAAGTGAACATGAATCTTAGTTGATAGTGACAAACTAGGAGGTATTTTTCTATTTTCCCACCCTCATAGAAGAGATTTGGGTATATAACCAGCTTGGGTGACAAATCCGCACTGAGGAAGAAAGACGAGTTGAACTTAccatgaaggtgtcttctcttcagtgggacaAAGCCGTCCAAGATTCCCACCCTCTAACTGAATATTTGGAGTGTGGTATTGAAGGAGTTGTGTGCCTGGAGAAGGCAGCTCCCAGCGTCCAGAAGAGCTCCCAAAATTTTTcatagccctgcctgaacagtTGGACATGTGACCTAACCAGCTTGGATGACTTCagcccactgaagagaagacatttTCACGTCAAGTCCAACTTGTCTGTCCCAgccttctttctttgttttcttttcttgaataAAATCCTTGGTCTTCCTGCTGTCATCTCACAAAAAAGGCTATATGTGTTGTTGGACTTTGCTGGTCGTAAAATAAAAGCCTAAATTCCGAAAATAGGTTTCTCTGCCCAGCTGTGAACATGCTGATAGAACAGAGTAAGCTGGTATACTTTAGTAACTTTTTCTTTGATATATTTGAAGCAGCATACCAAGACGCAGAGTAACGTTCCAATCAAAATAACACAGATAACAATGTTTTGGAAAGAGTCTGGTTTTAGCTCAGTTTTTCCCTCTTCCTAGCTCTGGAGCTGCTCAAGACGGCCATCAGCAAGGCTGGATACACTGACAAGATAGTACTTGGGATGGACGTGGCGGCTTCCGAATTCTATCGCGATGGCAAGTACGACCTGGACTTCAAGTCTCCAGATGACCCGAGCAGATACATCTCTCCTGACCAACTGGCTGACCTCTATAAAGGCTTTGTCAAGGGCTACCCAGGTGAGTGCAGAAGGGGGTATTTGGCTAAGTTTCCAGGAGTTTTTTGACCTTCTGCACGTGACAGCTTTATGAAGactgctttaaaaaatgcttgtgACCAGCGGTAGAGAGTCTTCCATGATTGCTGTCTTCACTGCAAAGTGTCAGTTGTCAAGGTATTGCAGGCAactgggaatttggggagggagggagtgttcCTGTGTGCGAACGGCCGCCTCCTCCTGTCACCATTGGTACGTTTCCAAAAGGGCTGTTTGGATGCCAAGCCCAAGAGAAACTGAAATAATTAATTGGAGCTCTTGTATTGTACATACCCAGCTGTTTTTCATCACGGAATCCAACGTGTGGCTTCCATGGCACTCCCAGCAGACCTCCCACCCAGACCTGTTTAGCTTTAGCAAGGTGGCTATATGAATCCCGCCTATTCTCTAGGCCTCAAACCAAGCTCTAACCAAATTGGTTCCTGGGCCATAAACAGTCTCAGCTGGTGGTGTCGAGAAAGCCCCCTTCTCTTCCCGAAACCACGGCATGCTTTTGCCAGTCAGGTCATCCTGAGCTAAATGGAAAAACTCCTCCTGTTCTGGTTCACCCGGACAGTGTTTCTAGAGGTGACTTCTGCTTTGTTCCCCGTTCCTCAGTGGTTTCCATCGAAGACCCCTTTGACCAAGATGACTGGGCTGCTTGGAAGAAGTTCACGACCAGTGTGGGCATCCAGGTGGTTGGGGACGATTTGACGGTGACCAACCCCAAGCGCATCGCTAAAGCCGTGGAAGAGAAAGCTTGCAACTGCCTTCTGCTCAAAGTGAACCAGATCGGCTCCGTCACAGAGGCTCTGCAGGCGTAAGTCATAAGAACAATGCTAACCAGCCTGggctgggatcagaccagagtccattcctCCTCCAGTCCTTCCAGCATTCAGTGCTAATACtgcgagtggcccaccaggtgcctttggtgaGCCTGCGTGCAAGGGATGTGAAAACTATATAGCCTTCTGACTAGGGCTGCTGCTcccgaccacctggtctgctaaggcatttgcaatctcagatcaaagaggatcaagattggtagccatagatcgacttctcctccataaatctgtccaagccccttttaaagctatgcaggttagtggccatcaccacctcctgtggcagcatattccaaacccccatcacacgttgcgtgaagaagtgtttccttttattagtcctaattcttccccccagcattttcaatgaatgccccctggttctagtattgtgagaaagagagaaaattttttctctgtcaacattttctaccccatgcataattttgtagacttcaatcatatcccccctcagacgtctcctctccaaactaaagagtcccaaacgctgcagcctctcctcattaggaaggtgctccagtccctcaatcgtcctcgttgcccttctctgcactttttctatctcttcaatatcctttttctgaggaagggaaggaacatGGAGTTTGGAGTTGGTTTTGTTTGTGCTGCGGCTGATTAATTCTGGGGCTTGGCTGCTTTCCCAAAATAAGGCATGCAAATCTTAACTTTTCTCAAATCCCGTCTTGCTTCAGATGCAAGCTTGCCCAGTCCAACGGTTGGGGCGTGATGGTGAGTCACCGCTCTGGAGAGACCGAAGACACCTTTATTGCAGACCTGGTAGTTGGACTCTGCACTGGACAGGTGAGTGCTCTCCCGTTGTGCAggttcctttctgttttctgatAAGACAGGCAGGGAGGGGTCCATCATAGAATAGGGGTAGGTCAGCTTGCAGGGGCTGCTCTGTTCTCAGTGCTGTGGTTGATGTGTTGGAAAACCGCATTGCTGTCCATCTGGACCTCCCTCCTAGGTGGTGAAACTGTGTAGAGCTAACTGATGGATTAGTGAAGCTAATGATGCCTCAGCTAAAATTCATTCGGGGTTACTGAGAATTAACTTAATTTTTCTATCTTGGAGGACAGCGAACAGGATTTCTATTTGCCTGGACCGAAattctcacatagtggccaacctggaggtccaacaataggGCATGGAGGCTGAGACCTTCTCCTGATATTGCTTTCTGGCTGTGGGATttagaggttgactgcctctgaatgtggaggttccttagGACCcgctgatagacctatcctccatgaatctctgtaatcctcttttaaagctgtctgcgCACATGGCAAACATTGACTTTGCTTCCCAGCATTCTCAACTCTCTTCCTGCTGTTCCCCTTGACCAATGGAGTTGTTTCTCTTTCCAGATTAAGACTGGTGCGCCTTGCCGATCTGAACGCCTAGCAAAATACAACCAGCTTCTGAGGTACGAGTTGAGTTCCTGGGTGAGGAATCAGGGAGCAAGCCAAAGAGACAATAGGAGGAATGCATGAACCTTCctagggagagagttccaccatGACCAAGAAGTCAGTCTCCTGGATTGCCATCCTTCTAATCTCAAAGAGCAGGGAACCTGAACCACTGAAGATGCCTGTAACCTTCGACCATATCATGAAGAACTAGGAGGCCCTTCAGGAATGTTAATCCCAAACCATATAAGCCTTTGAAAGGCAAGAGTAGGACCTTGAATTGTGCGCAGAagtaaattgggagccagtgtagatgggccaagatTGGAGTAATGTGGTCCTAGTGGCCCATTCCAGTTACCCTCCTGGTGGCAGCGTTCTGTACCAGGCTTCCTTTAGCTGCTGCTCTTTGCATGTGTCTAGAAAcgtctaagcccgtggtggcgaacctttggcactccagatgttatggactacaattcccatcagcccctgccagcatggccaattggctatgctggcaggggctgatgagaattgtagtccataacatctggagtgccaaaggttcgccaacactggtctAAGCTTAATGGCCACAAAGTTCCAATCCCTTGTGGGATCTCAGAGTTTTGACGATACGTTATTGTGTGGTGTGGGGGAATGCTTCCTTTGGTCTGTCCTGACCCTCTGGCCCAGCAACCTGCTTTGCTGAGGTCGTAGCAGCGCTGTGGGacagactccccccaccccctcaaactCTTGCTCTTCCCTTTTTTCAGGATCGAAGAGGAATCTGGGGAGCAAGGCCCGCTTTGCCGGGCAGGAACTTCAGGAACCCACGTTTGTCAACTAAAGTTCTCGGGGCTCAAGACGAGGCACCCCCCCCTCCAACAGTTTGCATTTGAAAGCACTAGTCACCTAATTAGAGATGCCCCCCCCACCACTAGACAAGAAGAAAGGCAGCTGATGGATCAAGATCTCACTCTCTAGATGGGGGGACAAACGTGGTGCGCCTGTCTTTTCTCATCTCTTCCCCACCGTTTCAAGCTCTTTCACCTGCTTGGCTTTTCAAAGCTTtggctgctgctttttttttttccctgtggaCAGACCCTCATTTGCTCCTTACTTCGCCACCCCTTCGGAGGGTTTCAATCTTCCATGCAGAAGCTCAAGAGGGAAAGAAGAGCAAGTTCCAAGTGTTGCTAGGGCTGGCAGCTTTAAAGCTGCCACCATCTTTCCCTCCTTGCCTGGGGAGGGGACGTGCAGTgtcccctctttctcctcccttctccctgctctctccctGTTTAATGTGTGAGGCCCTTAACTTGCTCTTCTGCAGCCTGTGAAGGCCCCTAGGCAAACCGAAAACATTAGTTCTCATCAATGaccagtaaataaaaaaaaaagagaaacctgtGTGTGTCTTGGAGTTCTTCTTGGAAGGGTGGGGTTGGAGGACTGTCTTCTTGTCCTGAGGTCCCGAGAGCGTGAAGGACACTCCAGGGGAAGTCAGATGTCACATGCTTACATGCTTCCTATTGTTTTAATTTCCATGCGCACCAAATAATAGGTTGATGTGAGATGTGGGATTTTGAATCCACAAATCATGTGCTATACAACCTTTTGGTAATTTAGAACCTTTGCTAGCTTATGGTGATTGATGGCGGGCATAGATTATTTTTTGGGGAGTTGGGTGTTTAATTTTTTAGAGCTTTGACAAATACCAGCCTGTTGCCCTGAGAGAAAATTGCTTGAAGGATGGGGGAGGGCTTGCCTCCAGCAGCCTCTTCTGCTTCATGCAACTTTATTTTATCCCTGAGAGGCCGCTTGACAGGGAGAGGGGCGAAAGAAGACAAACCACCTCCCTGATTTGCACTCATGACTGTTTTTACTAGCCTTTCAGTTTCAGCAAATTTAAAATGCCCGTTGCTTGCAAGCTGTTCACCGAGAAATGTTCAGCGCTTTTGCGTGTTCACGGAGGCAGTGTGTTGGTGGCAATCTTTTTTTGTGGATGGTGCAGTTACAGAGCAGCTGTGCATGCAAGCATGGATTTCCATTCAGAGTCACTGTGTTTGTTCCCCATCCAGAGTGGTACCTCTGTTAACGTGGGCAGCAAAAGCAAACAGGGGTCTTGTTACACTTTATTATACATGTAGAgcttggaagctgctgcttgtacagaatgctgggctagacttgggtgctgtgtggtttccg
Proteins encoded in this region:
- the ENO1 gene encoding enolase, whose amino-acid sequence is MSIYKIHAREILDSRGNPTVEVDLYTGKGLFRAAVPSGASTGIYEALELRDNDKTRFLGKGVSKAVEHINKTIAPALVNKNISVVEQEKIDKLMLEMDGSENKSKFGANAILGVSLAVCKAGAAEKGVPLYRHIADLAGNQEVILPVPAFNVINGGSHAGNKLAMQEFMILPVGAENFKEAMRIGAEVYHNLKNVIKEKYGKDATNVGDEGGFAPNILENKEALELLKTAISKAGYTDKIVLGMDVAASEFYRDGKYDLDFKSPDDPSRYISPDQLADLYKGFVKGYPVVSIEDPFDQDDWAAWKKFTTSVGIQVVGDDLTVTNPKRIAKAVEEKACNCLLLKVNQIGSVTEALQACKLAQSNGWGVMVSHRSGETEDTFIADLVVGLCTGQIKTGAPCRSERLAKYNQLLRYEENLGSKARFAGQELQEPTFVN